The window TCCAGGCGCGGTCGGACTTGCCGATCTCATAGACAAGGCCGACCGTGCGCGTCGAGCCGAGATTGATGGAAATCATCTTGCCGACGGTCCATAGGCCGGTGACCGCGCCGTCGGCGTCCTCGGCATAGGCGCTGATGGTCGCGCGGGCGCCGTCGCATTGCACGACATTGCCCAGAATGCGCTTGTCGTTCTGGTCCCGATTGCGGCGCTCCTGTGAGGTCAGTTCCCCCGCGGAGACTTCGCGTTCGACAAACATCGTTGGTCTGATCCCGTTCCCATGGAGCGTCAAACCTATCCAGTCGGGGTTAAGGTCGCGTGAGGTCGGATGGTGTAGGCGTGGTTAAGCCGGTTGTGAAAGTTCGATCGACAGCCTCTTTCGTAGCACCCGGGTTTTCGTTATATTGGATGAATGAATGATATATCGAACAACATCACCTCGACGATCGGCAGACGGATTCACTCGGAAAGGGTGCTGCGCGGCTGGTCGCTGGCCGAGCTTGCCGGGCGCTCCGATGTCTCCAAGGCGATGCTGAGCGCCATGGAGCGCGGCATGACCAGCCCGACCGCGGCGCTCCTGGTGCGCATCGCAGCGGCTTTCGGTATGACGCTCTCGACGCTGATCGCGCGCGCCGAGACGCAAGGCGGCGGTCTCTCCCGCAAGGACGAGCAGCCGGTCTGGCAGGATCCCGCGACCGGCTACATCAGGCGGCATCTGTCGCCGGCATCGCAAATGCCGCTCGAACTGATCCGGGTCAGCCTGCCGGCCGGCGCCAGGGTGAGTTTCCCGGCTGCATCCTACGCCTTCATAAAACAGCAGATCTGGCTGATCGGGGGCCGGCTCGACTTTACCGAAGGCGATGTCGTGCACAGGCTGGAACCCGGTGACTGCCTGGCGCTCGGCGCGCCGTCGGACTGCAGCTTCCATGCGCCAGGACCGGAAGCCGCCGACTATCTGGTGGCGCTGATCAGAGGCTGATTACATGGCGGATCAGCCGAAGCGCTCGCACAACGGCGGGCCACCTCTCAACGACTACGAAGGTCCGCCCTGGGGCAAGAGCGACGCTTATGTTTTCCTTGCCTGGCGCGCTGCCCACGACAGGGCGTGGAAGGCGCCTGGTCATGAAATCATGCTGATGCGGCTGGAGCGGGCCGAACGGCTTGGCCTGACCTACGAGGAATACACGTTTTGGAGCGCGGGCGTCACCTTGGCCACGACGATGCCGAGCGCATCGCCGAGATCCGCCGGGCGCGGCGGCGCAGGCGGGTCAGCCATTTCAAATGACCGCGGCCCGGTATCGCATTGCTGGAGAAGATCGATATGAATTCCCTTGAAATCAGGGCGCTGACTAATGACGCGACGATCAATGCGATCCTGGCCGATCTGTTGATCGAAACCGTCGCCGCCGGCGGCTCGGTAAGTTTCATGCACCCATTGTCTCCCGAAGCTGCGGAGGATTTCTGGCGCAAGTCGCTGGCCGCTGCGGCGCGGGGCGAAAGGGCGGTGCTGGGCGCCTGGGACGGCGAGGCGCTCGTCGGCACCGTCACGCTGCTTCTCGATTTGCCGCCCAACCAGCCGCACCGGGCCGAGATCGCCAAATTGATGACCCGCCGCGACCGTCGCGGCAAAGGCATCGCGACCCGCCTGATGCGAGCCGCGGAAGAACTGGCCATTGAGAAGGGCAAGACATTGCTCGTGCTGGATACCGCAAGCGAAGAGGGTGCTTCCGGCCTTTACGAGAAACTCGGCTTCACGCTGGCCGGCGAGATTCCCGACTTTGCGCTGAAGCCGCATGGCGGGCTGACCGGCACGCTGGTCTACTGGAAGCGGATAGGCGGTAGGAGCAGCCGAAGGTAGCATTTGTGCAACATCGCATCACACCGGCGTAGCCAAGAAATCCGCCATCTAGATTTTCGACGGCCCAACGAGAAACTCTCTAGCTAAAATGTATCGATACTGATACAGTACGCCCGTGAAGGTGATTGAATGGCTTGGAAGCAGTAGGTCGGATGTTCGGGCGTTTCCTGACGATGCGCGGATAGAGGCTGGCTAGCAGCTCGAACTTGTTCAGCGCGGCGACGATCCCGACGACTGGAAGCCCATGCAGATCGTGGCGCAAGGCGTCAGGGAAATTAGGATTCGGGAAGCGTCGGGAGCGTTCCGCATCATCTATCTGGCGACGTTAGAGGACCGCGTTTTGGTACTTCATGCGTTCCAGAAGAAGACACAGGCCACATCAAAGAAAGATCTCGATGTAGCGGCCCAACGGCTGAAACGATGGAAGGCAGAACGATGAACGTAGAAATCTATGAAAACGTCTGGGATGCCCTGGCCGACACGGAACAGGAGGCCGCAAACCTGAAAGCGCGTTCGGCGCTGCTCTACGAAATCCGTAAGGCGGTCCAGCGTTGGGACATTTCTCAGGAGCAGGCCGCCAAGCGGCTCGGCCTGACGCGCCCCCGGACCAATGACCTGCTGCGCGGCAAGCTCGCCAAGTTCTCGCTTGACGCGCTCGTCAACATCGCCGCCTCCGCGCACCTCGATATTGAAATCCGGGTAAAAGAGGCGGCGTGATCATGAGGTGTGTCGCGGGCGTACTGTCGCAAGGATAAGTGCGCCGTTCTCTCCGCCGCCGCCCTCAGAGCCATTGGGCAAAGTCATCAGAAAGCGATTCACTTAATATTGTGAGTGTCCTTAGGGCCAGGCGACTTCGCTGCTTGACTGTCAGGATATATCGCGGGGAAAGGCAGAACATTGCTCGTGCTGGACACGGCAAGCGAAGCGGGAGCCTCCGGCCCTTACGAGAAACTCGGCTTCACGCTGGCCGGCGAGATTCCCGACTTTGCGCTGAAGCCCCATGGCGGGCTGACCGGCACGCTGGTCTACTGGAAGCGGATAGGCCGGTCATAAAAATAGTCGGGTGCCGGGGCACTGGGGTCCGCACAAAGGAAAGCGCGACCAGGCCACGCCTTCCTTCCTTCGCACGCGGACAGCGGCCTATCCCTTATGGTGGACCTGCTGCAGCCCATAGACGGGCGTCGGCAAGCCAACCTGTCTTGCCTTCAATTGAAGCGACAGGAATTGTGAATAGTGACGCGACTGGTGCAAATTGCCGCCGTGGAACCACAGCGCCTCCTGCTGGGTGGGCTTCCACATGTTGCGCTGCTCGCCTTCCCAGGGGCCGGGATCCTTGGTGGTGTTCGAGCCGAGACCCCAGCATTTGCCGACCTTGTCGGCGACCTCCTTCGAGATCAACTCCGCCGCCCAGCCATTCATCGAGCCGTAACCTGTGGCGTAGACGATAAGATCTGCCGGAAGTTCGGTGCCGTCGCTGAGCAGCACCGAATGCTCCTTGATCTCGCTCACGTCGACGCCGCTCTTCAGCTTGATGGCGCCGTCGATAATCAGTTGCGAGGCGCCGATGTCGATATAGTAACCGGAACCGCGCCTCAGGTACTTCATGAACAGGCCGGAACCGTCATCGCCCCAATCGAGCATGAAGCCGGCATCCTCCAACCCCTTGTAGAAGGCGGCGTCGCGTTGCTTCATCTTCTCATAGAGCGGAATCTGGAACTCGTGCAGGATCTTGTAGGGCAGGGAGGCGAAGATGAGGTCGGCCTTGGCGGTGGTCATACCGTTCTGCACCGCCTGCTCCGAATATAGCGCGCCAAGGCCGATGTCCATCAGCGTGTCCGACTTGACGATATGGGTGGTCGAGCGCTGCACCATGGTGACGTCGATGCCCGCTTCCCAAAGTGCCGCGCAGATGTCGTGGGCTGAATTGTTGGAGCCGATGACGACCACCTTCTTCCCGGCATATTTGTCCGGTCCGGGATGTTTCGAGGAATGGTGCTGGTCGCCCTTGAAAGCCTCCATGCCCTTGAACTTCGGCAGGTTTGGCCGGCCCGACATGCCGGTCGCCAGCACCAGCTGCTTCGGCTTCAGCGTGATGTCCTTGCCGTCGCGGCGGACGACGACGGTCCATTCCTTTTTCTCGTCGTCATAGGACGCGCTCTTGGCCTCGGTCGAGGACCAATAGTTCAGCTCCATGACCTTGGTGTACATTTCCAACCAGTCGCCGATCTTGTCCTTGGGCGAAAACACCGGCCAGTTCTTCGGGAAATCGATATAGGGCAGGTGGTCGTACCAGACCGGATCGTGCAGGCAGAGCGACTTGTAGCGCTTGCGCCAGCTGTCGCCGGCCCGCTGGTTCTTCTCCACTATGATGGTCGGCACGCCGAGCTGCCGCAGCCGCGCGCCGAGCGCAATGCCGCCCTGACCGCCGCCGATGATCAGCGTGTAAGGCTGGGTCTTGAAGCCAAGTTCGGCTGCTTCCTTCTCTCGCTCCTCCTTCCAGGTCGGGCGATTCTTGCCCGAGCCATGCTTTGCGCCCAACGGCCGCGCGAAGCCCGCCGGCTCCTCATGGCCCTTGAGTTCGGCCATGGTGGTCAGCAACGTCCAGATCTTGCCATCCTTCAGCCTGATTTGCCCGAAGCCGCGCGCAAGCTCCGTTTCGAAGCTGATCCAGCCCTCGATCAGGCCGCCGCTTTCGCTCGCATCCTCGTCCCTGGCGACGGCAAAATGCGACGGCCTGATCTTCGACAGCTGGCTTTCCAGCATGTCGCGCACCTGATCGCGGCCTTCCATGGTCTTGATGTTCCAGGTGAAGGTGACGAGGTCGCGCCAATAGCAGTCTTCCTGGAAGCAATCGACCGCCCCGTCGATATCGTTGGCGGCAAGGGCCGCGCCGAATGAATCGAGAAAGTCGGACAGCTTCTTGTTAGGAGCCTTCTCAAGCATTCAAATTCCTCCCATGGAATCCTGGTTGTCGTTGCTCTCCGCCAGATCTGTACCCTGCGGAGAGTATCGGCAGAGATGGCGCTCTTCGTCACGCCCCACCATAGTTTTCAACGGTTTCAATGAGTTGCCTGAAATAGGCACTCACAGGCAGGAGACCAAGACCTGTGCCGGCGCTGGCCGACGAGCCCATCCCTGGCCTTGCCTGCCTGTGATTTTTCCCGTTGACACGCTGCCTTTCGCGCCCGTAGTGTCCGCCACCATGAAAACGGCACTCATTCTCGTAGGAAAGCGCGTGGGCAAGGCGGTGTAACCGCCGGGCGGAAACCTCCCATGCGCATCACACAGGCTCCCTCGGGGGCCTTTTTTATTGCCTGAAACACGACTAAACGACCAGCAATCGCCAAGGCGAACAGTACGGGACCAGACCGATGAGCAACGGACAGAACGAGCGGCGCGAGATTTCAAGGACCGAAATGCCAAGGACCGAAATGACTGGCGCCGAAATGGTGGTGCAGGCGCTGAAGGACAATGGCGTCAAGCACGTCTTCGGCTATCCGGGCGGTGCGGTGCTTCCGATCTATGACGAAATCTTCCAGCAGGATGAGGTCGAGCACATTCTCGTGAGGCACGAGCAGGGCGCCGGCCACGCTGCCGAAGGCTATGCGCGCTCGACCGGCAAGGCAGGTGTCCTTCTGGTGACCTCTGGCCCGGGTGCGACCAATGCGGTGACGCCGCTGCAGGACGCGCTGATGGATTCCATTCCGCTGGTTTGCTTGACCGGCCAGGTGCCGACCTCGCTGATCGGCTCCGACGCCTTCCAGGAATGCGACACGGTCGGCATCACGCGTCCCTGCACCAAGCACAATTGGCTGGTGAAGGACGTCAACGAACTGGCCGCCACCATCCACGAGGCTTTCCATGTCGCAACCACGGGGCGTCCGGGTCCCGTCGTCGTCGACATTCCGAAGGACGTGCAGTTCGCCAAAGGGACCTACGTGCCGCCGCAGACGGCGCCGCGCACCAGCTACCAGCCGAAGGTCCAGGGCGACCTGGATAAGGTCAAGGCAGCGGTCGAGCTGATGGCCGGCGCCAGGAAACCGGTCATCTACAGCGGCGGCGGCGTCATCAATTCCGGACCGGAAGCGAGCCATCTGCTGCGCGAGCTGGTCGACCTCACCGGCTTCCCGATCACCTCGACGCTGATGGGGCTCGGCGCCTATCCGGCCTCGGGCAAGAACTGGGTCGGCATGCTCGGCATGCACGGCACCTATGAAGCCAACATGGCCATGCATGATTGCGACGTGATGATCTGCATCGGCGCGCGTTTCGATGACCGCATCACCGGCCGGCTCACCGCGTTTTCGCCGAACTCGAAGAAGATCCACATCGATATCGATCCGTCGTCGATCAACAAGAACGTCCACACCGATGTGCCGATCCTCGGCGATGTCGGCCGGGTGCTGGAGGATCTGGTGCGGCTGTGGCGGGCGACCGCCAAGGCCGACAAGAAGGCGCTCTATCCATGGTGGGAGCAGATCGCGAAATGGCGCGCCCGGGATTCGCTCGCCTACAAGATGAACAGCGACGTCATCATGCCGCAATACGCGATCCAGCGGCTCTATGCGCTGACCAAGGATATGGACACCTACATCACCACCGAGGTCGGCCAGCACCAGATGTGGGCGGCGCAGCACTATCATTTCGAGAAACCGAACCGCTGGATGACCTCGGGTGGACTCGGCACGATGGGCTACGGCTTGCCGGCGGCGCTCGGCGTGCAGATCGCACACCCCAACGCGCTCGTCATCGACATTGCCGGCGATGCCTCGGTGCAGATGACGATGCAGGAGATGAGCACGGCGGTGCAGTACGAAGCGCCGATCAAGATCTTCATCCTCAACAACCAGTATATGGGCATGGTCAGGCAGTGGCAGCAGCTGCTGCACGGCAACCGGCTGTCGCATTCCTACACTGAGGCGATGCCGGACTTCGTCAAGCTGGCCGAAGCCTATGGCGGCCACGGCATCCGCTGCGACAAGCCGGACGAGCTCGACGACGCGATCAGGGAAATGATCTCGGTGAAGAAGCCGGTGCTGTTCGACTGCCGCGTGGCGACTTTAGCCAATTGCTTCCCGATGATCCCGTCAGGCAAGGCGCATAACGAGATGCTGTTGCCGGACGAAGCGACGGACGAGGCGGTGGCCAATGCCATCGACGCCAAGGGCAGGGAACTAGTCTGACGGACCGGGGCAGGGCTTGTTGCAAAAAGCCGTGTGGAAACAGAGAATTAGCTCAAGAGTTTGAAATCGAGATTATGTCATGAACGCACAGCTCCAGCCGACCGGCTCCGCCTATTTCATCGCCAAGGAAACCGAGAAACCGGAAACGCACACGCTTTCGGTGCTGGTCGACAACGAGCCGGGCGTGCTTGCCCGGGTTATCGGCCTGTTTTCCGGGCGCGGCTACAACATCGAAAGCCTCACGGTCTCCGAGACCGAGCATGAAAAACACCTGTCGCGCATCACCATCGTGACGCGCGGCACGCCGCATGTGCTGGAGCAGATCAAGCACCAGCTCGAGCGCATCGTGCCGGTGCACCGCGTCGTCGACCTCACCGTGCGCTCGCACGAATTCGGCCAGGAACGGCCGCTTGAGCGGGAATTGGCGCTGGTCAAGGTCGCCGGCACCGGCGAGGCCCGCGTCGAGGCACTGCGGCTGGCGGACGCCTTTCGCGCCAGCGTCATCGACGCCAACACCGAGCATTTCATCTTCGAGATCACCGGCAAGGGCTCGAAGCTCGACCAGTTCATCGCCATCATGAAGCCGCTCGGGCTGGTCGAGATCTGCCGCACCGGCGTTGCCGCGATGAACCGCGGCCCGCAGGGAATGTGAACAGGACGATCATCCTGTTTCAAGCTTTGGCCCGGAAGTTGCCCGTTTCTGGCTTTTGCGCATTTGCTAAAAGGACAGCAAGGCTGACGTATCCGGGAGGATAACATGTCGCTCGACGCGTTTCTTGCCCTGCTGGTCTATGCCTTCGTGACCTCGATCACGCCGGGGCCGAACAACCTCATGCTGCTGACATCGGGCGTCAATTTCGGCATCGTCAGGACGATCCCGCATATGCTCGGCATCAGCATCGCTTTTTTCGTCCTGCTGCTGTCCGTGGGCCTTGGCCTCGGCGCGGTGCTAACCGCGTTTCCGGCGCTGCATACGACACTGAAGATCGCTGGCGTTGCCTATCTGCTCTATCTCGCCTGGAAAATTGCCATGTCGCGCTCGTTGAGCGGCAAGGGCGAGGCGCGCGCAAAGCCGATGCGTTTTATCGATGCGGCAGCTTTTCAGTGGGTCAATCCAAAGGCATGGATGATGGCGGTGTACGCCATGGCCGTCTACACCAATGCCGACCACCCGTTCATTTCGGTGATGCTGATCTCGGCCGCCTTCGCCATCGTCAACCTGCCGAGCGTCTCCGTTTGGGCTGGATTCGGCACGGCGATGCGCGGCTTCCTGTCGGATCCGGTGCGGCTGAAATGGTTCAACATCGCCATGGGCGTTCTGCTTGCGGCGACGCTCTGGCCGATGTTGCGCTGAGCCTTATTCCGGGCTCGCAAAGGGCCCGTCGCGGCATGTTAGCCGGCTGCACGGTTATTGTGCAGTGCACATTAAATCTTCGTAATGCCGCCTTTTGGCCCTTTTCCGCCAAACCCTTCTTCTATCTATTCGGCGAAAATCGCGGCAATGGACCGTGAATCGAGCTAAAATGGACCACCGGGATCGGCGTGTCGGGTAGAAGGCGTATGTCGATGCGCGGAAAAATTGCCTTGGCAGTTGCAGCGGTCGCCTGTCTGGCGGGCGCCGGGCTCTATTTTTCGCCTGCGACGCTCGGCAAGGTCGAGCAGCTGATTTCCGGCCAGCAGGCGGCGACGGACAGCACCGGCAGGACGGCCAAGGCGTCGGACAACCCGGCATCTGATAATCCGAAGGGCGGCGGCGGGGGCGCGCGTTCGGCTTCGATCGTTTCGGCAACCGCTACGACCGCGGATTTCCCGATCCGCCGCTATGCCATCGGCTTCGTTTCCTCGCCGGAGGTGGTCAGCATCAACGCCCGGGTCTCCAGCCAGATCGTGTCGATCCACGTCAAGGACGGGCAGATGGTGAAGGCCGGCGACCTGTTGATCTCGCTCGACGATCGCGCGCTGAAGGCGCAACTCGCCAAGGATCAGGCGACGCTCGCCAAAGACCAGGCGATGCAGGTCAGTGCCGCGGCCGACCTGCAGCGGGCCAAGGATCTCGTTGCCAAGCAGGCCGGCACCCAGCAAACCTACGACCAGGCGGTGGCGGCGCAGAAGGCGGCGGCGGCAACCGTCGATGCCGACAAGGCGACGATCGATGCCGATACGGTCCAGCTGAGCTACGCGACGATCACGGCGCCGATCTCGGGCAGGCTGGGTGCCGTCAACGTTTCGGTCGGCGATCTCGTCACCACCAGCAACGGCAACAGCAGCAGTTCCACGCCGTTGGTAACGATCACCCAGATCGATCCGCTGCAAGTGAACTTCAACCTGCCGGAAAGCAATCTGGCGCTGCTGCACAAGGCGCTGGCCAACCCGCAGCAAGGGGCGGTCACCTTGACCAAGGACGGCGACCCGACACCGATCGGCAAGGGCACGCTCGATTTCGTGGATTCCAGCGTCAATACCGCCTCCGGCACCATCGCCACCCGGGCGAGCATACCGAACTCGGACCTTTCGCTGTGGCCCGGCCAGTATGTGAACGTCGTGCTCGAGGCCGGCACGATGCCGCAAATGACCTCGGTTCCGACGGTCGCGGTGCAGCCCAGCCAGAAGGGACCGTTCGTCTACGTGGTCAAGCC is drawn from Mesorhizobium sp. B1-1-8 and contains these coding sequences:
- a CDS encoding helix-turn-helix domain-containing protein, coding for MNDISNNITSTIGRRIHSERVLRGWSLAELAGRSDVSKAMLSAMERGMTSPTAALLVRIAAAFGMTLSTLIARAETQGGGLSRKDEQPVWQDPATGYIRRHLSPASQMPLELIRVSLPAGARVSFPAASYAFIKQQIWLIGGRLDFTEGDVVHRLEPGDCLALGAPSDCSFHAPGPEAADYLVALIRG
- a CDS encoding GNAT family N-acetyltransferase, which produces MNSLEIRALTNDATINAILADLLIETVAAGGSVSFMHPLSPEAAEDFWRKSLAAAARGERAVLGAWDGEALVGTVTLLLDLPPNQPHRAEIAKLMTRRDRRGKGIATRLMRAAEELAIEKGKTLLVLDTASEEGASGLYEKLGFTLAGEIPDFALKPHGGLTGTLVYWKRIGGRSSRR
- a CDS encoding helix-turn-helix domain-containing protein; this translates as MNVEIYENVWDALADTEQEAANLKARSALLYEIRKAVQRWDISQEQAAKRLGLTRPRTNDLLRGKLAKFSLDALVNIAASAHLDIEIRVKEAA
- a CDS encoding NAD(P)/FAD-dependent oxidoreductase translates to MLEKAPNKKLSDFLDSFGAALAANDIDGAVDCFQEDCYWRDLVTFTWNIKTMEGRDQVRDMLESQLSKIRPSHFAVARDEDASESGGLIEGWISFETELARGFGQIRLKDGKIWTLLTTMAELKGHEEPAGFARPLGAKHGSGKNRPTWKEEREKEAAELGFKTQPYTLIIGGGQGGIALGARLRQLGVPTIIVEKNQRAGDSWRKRYKSLCLHDPVWYDHLPYIDFPKNWPVFSPKDKIGDWLEMYTKVMELNYWSSTEAKSASYDDEKKEWTVVVRRDGKDITLKPKQLVLATGMSGRPNLPKFKGMEAFKGDQHHSSKHPGPDKYAGKKVVVIGSNNSAHDICAALWEAGIDVTMVQRSTTHIVKSDTLMDIGLGALYSEQAVQNGMTTAKADLIFASLPYKILHEFQIPLYEKMKQRDAAFYKGLEDAGFMLDWGDDGSGLFMKYLRRGSGYYIDIGASQLIIDGAIKLKSGVDVSEIKEHSVLLSDGTELPADLIVYATGYGSMNGWAAELISKEVADKVGKCWGLGSNTTKDPGPWEGEQRNMWKPTQQEALWFHGGNLHQSRHYSQFLSLQLKARQVGLPTPVYGLQQVHHKG
- a CDS encoding acetolactate synthase 3 large subunit, with protein sequence MTGAEMVVQALKDNGVKHVFGYPGGAVLPIYDEIFQQDEVEHILVRHEQGAGHAAEGYARSTGKAGVLLVTSGPGATNAVTPLQDALMDSIPLVCLTGQVPTSLIGSDAFQECDTVGITRPCTKHNWLVKDVNELAATIHEAFHVATTGRPGPVVVDIPKDVQFAKGTYVPPQTAPRTSYQPKVQGDLDKVKAAVELMAGARKPVIYSGGGVINSGPEASHLLRELVDLTGFPITSTLMGLGAYPASGKNWVGMLGMHGTYEANMAMHDCDVMICIGARFDDRITGRLTAFSPNSKKIHIDIDPSSINKNVHTDVPILGDVGRVLEDLVRLWRATAKADKKALYPWWEQIAKWRARDSLAYKMNSDVIMPQYAIQRLYALTKDMDTYITTEVGQHQMWAAQHYHFEKPNRWMTSGGLGTMGYGLPAALGVQIAHPNALVIDIAGDASVQMTMQEMSTAVQYEAPIKIFILNNQYMGMVRQWQQLLHGNRLSHSYTEAMPDFVKLAEAYGGHGIRCDKPDELDDAIREMISVKKPVLFDCRVATLANCFPMIPSGKAHNEMLLPDEATDEAVANAIDAKGRELV
- the ilvN gene encoding acetolactate synthase small subunit; this translates as MNAQLQPTGSAYFIAKETEKPETHTLSVLVDNEPGVLARVIGLFSGRGYNIESLTVSETEHEKHLSRITIVTRGTPHVLEQIKHQLERIVPVHRVVDLTVRSHEFGQERPLERELALVKVAGTGEARVEALRLADAFRASVIDANTEHFIFEITGKGSKLDQFIAIMKPLGLVEICRTGVAAMNRGPQGM
- a CDS encoding LysE family translocator, yielding MSLDAFLALLVYAFVTSITPGPNNLMLLTSGVNFGIVRTIPHMLGISIAFFVLLLSVGLGLGAVLTAFPALHTTLKIAGVAYLLYLAWKIAMSRSLSGKGEARAKPMRFIDAAAFQWVNPKAWMMAVYAMAVYTNADHPFISVMLISAAFAIVNLPSVSVWAGFGTAMRGFLSDPVRLKWFNIAMGVLLAATLWPMLR
- a CDS encoding efflux RND transporter periplasmic adaptor subunit: MRGKIALAVAAVACLAGAGLYFSPATLGKVEQLISGQQAATDSTGRTAKASDNPASDNPKGGGGGARSASIVSATATTADFPIRRYAIGFVSSPEVVSINARVSSQIVSIHVKDGQMVKAGDLLISLDDRALKAQLAKDQATLAKDQAMQVSAAADLQRAKDLVAKQAGTQQTYDQAVAAQKAAAATVDADKATIDADTVQLSYATITAPISGRLGAVNVSVGDLVTTSNGNSSSSTPLVTITQIDPLQVNFNLPESNLALLHKALANPQQGAVTLTKDGDPTPIGKGTLDFVDSSVNTASGTIATRASIPNSDLSLWPGQYVNVVLEAGTMPQMTSVPTVAVQPSQKGPFVYVVKPDNTVEMRPVQVALTEGQNSAISQGLKSGEKVVVEGQTRLKQGAAVHEGKAANDGGQAAPKVAEADKAGGASQ